The genomic region GTCTTCAATGTCTAGGTATTCTCTTCCTAGTGTAAAATTGCCTAAATGACCATAGTTCTCTTTAGAGAAGAGTTCAGGGAATCATGATATAGAACTGAGGTTTTTTGAGTCCTTCCCCTTAGGGATCCAGGTACCTCTTGGGTTAATGAGTCCTAGATCTTGAAAATCAGTACAGGTCTGGAAACTGAGCAAGAGATTGACTATTGCAATGACCATCCCTAGTCTTATATCCATTGTACTTTGTTTTTCTAGATGGTAAGCCAGAGCCTTGCTGGCTACCCACCTGTTTCAGCCTTTGGGGCCCAAAACACTAAAACAGTTCCACAATCCCCTGGAGCCAAGCCCCTTTGACTTTACCAGTTCTTAAAGTAATTTCAGCCTTCTGACTTGTGGTCAAATGCTTCCATTTGGTCTCAATTTCTCCATTATCCCCACTGATCTTCATGAGCCCACAACTAGAACTACCTTTGCTGTCATCAGACCTGGTGAGAGCCACCATTGAACTTCTCAGTGGTACTGGTGCCTGTATCACCAGTTATGATGGTTTTGGATGTTGTGTCTTGTGTTCAACTGAACATAACTTTCTGATGGGTCTTCTGTCATTACATAACAATCTGTTACAATATGATTACCTGCATCTTTATTTTGACCTTCTTTCAGGACAACCTAAGCATTTTCACTTTGCTTATCATTAGCCATTGTTTTCAGGCTTAAAGGAGCCACTCTAACAGGGAGTTTGCACAATCTCCTAGGGTGTTCGCAAGGGTAATAAATCCCACATGCCAAGAAAGTGCCTCCAGGTTGAATTTTTCATCTAGtcttaattttacatatttacatcCTATTGTTCCTGATCAAATACTCCCCAAACCATTCCCACAGGTACTCATGTCAGTATGTGCTGGCTAATTCTGAGAACTTGGGCCCTGTCTACCCCAGAAAGGGAGGTTATACTGCACTTTAACCCTGGTTATCAGCACAGTAGACAGGAAGAGAAGTGAGGATGGCTCTGGAGAGGAACACCTGTTGCCTCACAGAAGCCATCCCTTACTAAGGAAATGTGGGTCACCTCAAAGTCCAAGCATTTGGAGTAGCTACAGGGCCACTATACCCAAAGGTTGGCATCCAGAGGTTCCCATGCCATGTTTTAGTGTCCCAGGTTTTCCAAAATAGAACCCTGACCTTCTCTGGCTGAGCATTCAAACACTGAGTGCTCTACGCCTCTAACAATGGTCTTTGGCCTATCACTTAGCTGTATCATTGCAGCAGATAATATTTTTGTAAGTTAGATGCTCGGGCTCTCACGCATAACCATTAACTGCTCGTTAATAGCTCTCAATCTTACCATCCTTCTGCAAGGCATCAGtgtaatttagaaaaacaaattccatGACTTTATAGACTGTACCCTCCCCCACATTTCTCAAATGTTTGTATCCTTACATTTGCAATAGTGTTTCCCCCCTACTGGGATATCTTCTTAATTCCCCACTAGTGAAATCTTTAGCAATTGAGTCATCATCTTGTGCGAAGGACTACCTATGCCCTACCCACTAAGTAAGGTGGCATCATCCTCCTCTGCCAGGGAGTTAGCGAGCCAGATGCCCACTTTACATTCTGCTTGCTCTGACCACTCTTGGTCCTCTAAGAAGCAGACCACAAAATGGGATTAGACTTACTGGAAGCTATGCCTATGAGAGAAATGCAGAGGGAGCTAGATGCTGGGCAAGCTATCTGCTCACAATGCCAGTCTGACCTCTGTAAAGTATTGAAAGAGGTTAAGGAAGGAAAGGTCTCAGACTTCATTGGCCTTGCCGAAGCTTTTAGAAGTACAGTGAGGAGTCCCATAGCCATAGTTACCTGTCACAAGTATTCTGTCCTGCAGGAATGGGCCTACCTTCCATCCCTAAAATGCCTAGTTATTGGCTAGGAGCTGCTTGTGGGAAATGTGACCTCAGTGGAACATGGTGATGGATTTTTAGATGGCAACAGCTAAGGCTGACAGTCAACCACACTCATACCACAGGAGATGGGGGAGGCATTTTTGAAGGTTGCCACAACAATCTCCATGCTTTGTTGTATGCTCTATAAAACCCCTTAGTCTTTTCTGCTTAGGTAGCAAACCGAATGCCTCTTGGCTACATCCAGGTTTCACAATACTAAAATACATAAGAGTTGAGGGATTGATATTCCATAGCTAATCTGCTAAAAGCAAATTCATGTGCTAGGCTGAACTCCAAATGAAGAGTGCCATAAATTGGGTTCAAGTTTATACCTAAGTCCCTTGAGCATATTCTCCCtcagaaaatataaatgctatGCACTAAAGGAGAATAACAAGGTTTCTAACCtctctccaattttttttaaattttttttaatgtttgtttatttttgagacagagagagacagagcatgaatgggggagggtcagagagagagaggagacacagaatcggaagcaggctccaggctctgagctgtcagcacagagcctgacgcggggctcgaactcacggaccgtgagatcatgacctgagccaaagtcggaagcttaaccgactgagccacccaggcgccccacctctctCCAATTTTTAACCTGGTAGTTAAATGCTAAAGCTTCAGACCTTTTCTCCAGGCCATGTCCTTGTCCTTGCCTTTTCCCACACTCCTCCACAAAGAGGGCCCTGAGATCCGGTGAACACATACTTGACATTAATTCCAAACCCCTTCCCTTGGTCCCCAACCATGGTGGGGGTAAGCAAAACAGGACTTTGCTTATGattgtttttccctttatatgAAGACTATTTGACTCTTCCCAAACTCAGACCTAAGGTTCAGGAAAGCTAAACCATGATGTAACGATGGGATAGAATAGGCTAAAAGTTAGAGATTTCAGGGAAATGTGAATATAATCAGAACCCTAAATGAACACATTCTAGATATCCCAATAGTCAGAATCAGAAGTCACTTATTCTGGTTGTTGTATAGTGATCTTTCATTTGCACTTGACTACTTCCCTTCATACTAAGGTCTGTGATCATTTGTTGTATACCTAAAGCTCAATAGACTCAACATCTTCCTGCCTGGTTATAGTTAAGGGTTTGTAATCCAACTTTGAGTTGCATCCAGTTCTACCCTTTGAAGGGAAACTGATCTGTGCATTCGTAGTTGGGACTGACTATAGTGTCAGCTGTGTAAGAGACATTAAATATGCAACCATTCAGACCTTGAGGAAAAAAGCTTTTCATCTTTTCCGCAGCTGAGTAAAATGAGGGTCATAAGGACTAGAGGCTTTGGAATTCTAAACCACTGAATTCCATgtggcatctggctggctcagttgagtgttgcacttgatttttggctcaggtcataatatcagggtcatgggatcaggcctAGATCCCCCTGTTGGCTCAGCACTAAGTatggagccagcttgagattctctccccctccctctgcccctcatgctcACTCATgaacactcactctctctcaaatttttaactgctgaattttttttttacctcctatAAACTGAGTCACCTTGGGCAATTCTTCTGTCACTTCTGGGAATATCCATTTCTCATGTGCAAAGCAGGGACAGTAACTGCCTACAAACTGTGGTTAAGAATCACATTAGTAACTTTCAACAGCAGCTACTTAACTAGCAAAGTGTTTTATAGTCCTTTTCTAGATATTGAATTAATACTTAATCTGGAAGGTAAAGTCAATGTTCCTAGAAATGCTAGAACTCCTAACTTCACCTTATTTTGTGATCAATTCAAAAAGACCATATGTAGTGAGGGATCCTACAGATGTACCCAGGGAGAGCTACTGCAAGGAGTAGAGGTTCTCCTCTTCATGGAGCCCTCACACACTTCAGGCTACTTGACAGGAATGGGTCTGCAGGAGAAGTACGAAGGTCATGTTGAAACCTGATAATCTTGTCCACTGCCCTTCATTAAGCTGATCTTTTTTTAACAGGCCATATTCTTCTAGAACACTCCATGCTTTCTTAGTACAAGCAATTTTAGCATCTTGGCTTAAAGGTTTAAATCAAAATTGCTTTTCCTGTTGTTAAGTCCACATGAATGAAacgactccatttttttttttttttttttttttagaattgaaGCAGGCACAGAAAAAAGTAGAACCTATTATATAAAACATTCTAAACTCCAAAGCATTGGATCTAGGCATCTTAGAAGCTCTGCATGCAACTGATAAAGCAAGGGTATTCTATCCTATTTCCAATGTGTAAAATGTGAACAGTACTAACTACCTCACAAGTTAGTGTTCATTCAGCACTTAATTCTTATAAATATCCTAACTATTTGTATTACTGAGGTCATCATAATTTCACCTTTACAGCTCAAATACCCTTtagtcattaaaataaacataaatagaaCTTAAAGCTGTACATTAACATTCCTTTGGAATCACAAAAACCGGAGAACACTGGGCCTAACCTCTCAGACGGCTTGAAGCTCCCATTTGGCAAGCTGCCCACCATATTTAAATACCTTCTCCATATGTTTGAGAGGGAAGGAAGTAATGGTCACTTGAACTTAGTTTCTGTCTTCAGCATTTGGAGAAGCCGCTCCCGGATCTGCTTGGTGCGGACAGCGTAAACAATGGGATTAAGGATTGGAGGAATGAGGAGGTAGAAGTTAGCCAGTAGAGTGTGGACTGGAGGAGGTACCTGGTGACCAAATCGGTGAATGAGAGAAGAAACCACAATAGGAACATAAAAGATCAGAATGGCACAGATGTGAGAACCACATGTCCCCAGGGTTTTAAGTCGGGCTTCAGGTGTGGCTAGCCCCATCACAGCCCGGAAAATCATCACATAAGAGACAGAAATAGCCATGGAATCCAAGATTAGGACCAAAAAACCAATGCTTAGCCCATAGACATTGTTGACCCTGCTGTCACCACATGCCAAGGTGACCACAGCCATGTGCTCACAGTAAGAGTGTGAGATGACACGAGCCTTGTAAAGGGGCAGCCGTAGGCAGATCATCAAAGGCAGAGGTCCGATGTAGAGTACCCCCCGAAAGAGGGCAGCCAGCCCCAACCGTCCCACCATAGCATGAGTGAGGACTGTGGTATGATGTAGCGGGTTGCAAATGGCTATGTAGCGGTCCAAAGCCATGGCAAGGAAGATGCCTGACTCAACTGTGGCAAAGCAGTGGATGAGGAACATTTGGGCCAAGCAGGCATCCAGGCCAATATCACCAGCACCAAACCAGAAGATTCCCAGCAGTTTGGGCATAGTAGAAGTGGATAGAACCAGGTCAACAACCGCCAACATAcacaggaagaagtacatgggctGGTGCAGGCTATT from Panthera uncia isolate 11264 chromosome D1, Puncia_PCG_1.0, whole genome shotgun sequence harbors:
- the LOC125936942 gene encoding olfactory receptor 52M1, whose translation is MLTFQNSCSVPSSFQLAGIPGLESLHLWLSIPFGSMYLVAVVGNITILTVVKVENSLHQPMYFFLCMLAVVDLVLSTSTMPKLLGIFWFGAGDIGLDACLAQMFLIHCFATVESGIFLAMALDRYIAICNPLHHTTVLTHAMVGRLGLAALFRGVLYIGPLPLMICLRLPLYKARVISHSYCEHMAVVTLACGDSRVNNVYGLSIGFLVLILDSMAISVSYVMIFRAVMGLATPEARLKTLGTCGSHICAILIFYVPIVVSSLIHRFGHQVPPPVHTLLANFYLLIPPILNPIVYAVRTKQIRERLLQMLKTETKFK